The sequence AGCCGATGTCGTAGGCCCAGCCATCACCACCAACAACCCAAACGCTGCGTTTGACCAGGTCATCCGCCAGGTCCAAAAGCTCCTTGGCCGCTCCGCAGGGGTGCGTTAGATGCGTCTTGAGCTCTGCCACACGGGCGCGCTGCTCGTGAATTCCGGCCTCATCACGTTGATCGGCCTGAAGCAGTTCCCGAATCAAGGCATCCGGGAGCTGATCTCGGCAGAGCTGCAGGAGTGAGCAGGCGCGACTGTGGCGTTGATCAAACGCCACCCGAAAGCCCATTCCAAATTCGGCGTTGTCTTCAAAGAGCGAATTGCTCCAGGCCGGCCCTCGCCCTTCGCCGTTCACCGCCCAGGGAGTCGTGGGGAGGTTCCCGCCGTAGATCGACGAGCAACCGGTGGCATTGGCCACCACCATGCGATCACCAAAGAGCTGACTGGCGAGCTTGAGGTAAGGGGTTTCACCGCAGCCGGCGCAGGCCCCAGAAAACTCAAACAGCGGCTGCTGCAGTTGCTGTTCTTTGATCTGGCACGGGTTCAGCGTGCTGCGCTCGACATCCGGCAGGCCGAGGAAGAAGCTCCAGTTGGCTCGACTGGACTCCCGCAGTGGTCGCTGGGGCGCCATGTTGATGGCTTTGCGGCGAGGCCACTCGCGGTCTCGGGCGGGACACACCTCAACGCAGATGCTGCAGCCGGTGCAGTCCTCTGCCGAAACCTGAATGGTGAAGGTTTGACCCTGCCAATGCTGGTGGCGGGCTGGAGTCTGCAGAAAACCATACGGGGCCCCCGCAAAGGCCTCAGCCCCAGCCACCTTGGCCCGAATGACCGCATGGGGACAGACCAAGACGCACTTGCCGCATTGCACGCAGAGATCCGGTTCCCACACAGGTACCTGCTCCGCGATATTGCGCTTCTCCCACTGACTGGTAGCCGTTGGGAACGTGCCATCACAGGGCAGGGCACTCACAGGCATCGCATCACCGGCACGCTGGATCTGCGGCAGCAGGAGTTCCCGCACCTCTGCCGGGGCCTCGAGCATCGCCGCCGAGAGGGGTATGGCGGGCAATGGCTCAGCGCCGTCCTCATGCTCGGGGTACCTCAGCTGCTGGACCTGAGCGAGGGCGTCTTCGATCACCGCGAGGTTGGCCGTGACAATCCGTTCTCCCTTGCGGCCGTAGCTGGCCTGAATCGCGTCGCGCATCGCTGCAGTCGCAGCCGTCAGCGGGACCAGCTTCGAAACGGCAAAGAAACAGGCCTGAAGAGCGGTGTTGATCGCTGGCCCGAGGCCATGCCGTTCAGCGATCGCCGTGGCATCTACCACAAACACCCGTAGCCCCTTGCGCTGGATCTGTTGCTGAATGCGTTGAGGAAGCTCTCCCCAACACCGCTCAACTGGGTAGGGGGCGTTCAGCAGCAGAGTGCCCCCCTCGGAGGCCAAATCGAGCAGATCGAACTGCGACAACAGATCCCAGTGATGGCAAGCCACCACCTGGGCCCGACGAATCAAGCTGCTCGAGCGAATCGGCCTTGGACTGAAGCGCAGGTGAGAGACCGTGACAGAGCCGGCCTTCTTGGAGTCGTAAACGAAGTAGGCCTGGCCGCAGAGACCTGTGGCTTCCCCGATGATCTTCAGGGTGTTCTTATTGGCTCCAACGGTGCCGTCGGAGCCAAGGCCCACAAACACCGCTCGCAACCCATCGGGATCTTCCAACTCGTAGTCGGCGTCAACAGGCAGAGAGTGGTGGGTGAGGTCATCAACAATGCCCACCGTGAAGTGGTTCCGGCTCTGAGGGGCCGCCAGGTTGTCGAAGATCGCCTTGACCATCGCCGGGGTGAACTCCTTTGACGCCAAGCCATAACGACCGGCCAGAACCTCAGGCCGCTCCGAACCGCGCCAGTGCTCACTGATGGCCGCCAGAACATCGAGATAAAGAGGTTCCCCTTGGCTACCGGGTTCCTTGCAGCGATCCAGGACGGCAATGCGCCGAGTGCTGGTGGGTAAAGCCCCTAAGAAAGCCTGCGGAGCAAAGGGGCGGTACAAACGCACCTTCAGCACTCCAACCCGCTCACCGGCCTGAACCAGAGCCTGGGCGGTGGATCCAGCGGTCTCGCAAGCACTTCCCATTAGCACCAGGACGCGCTCGGCCTGAGGGTCGCCCTCGTAGTCGACTAAGCGGTAGCGGCGGCCCGTGAGATCAGCCCACTGATCCATCACGTCCTGCACCACGAGCGGCATCCGCTCGTAGTAGGGGTTGGCCGCCTCCCGGGCCTGAAAACACACATCCGGATTCATGCTGGTGCCACGCAGGACGGGGTGATCCGGCGTCAGGGCGCGAGCCCGGTGGGAAGCGATCGCTGAGGCATCCATCAGGACCTGCAAGACCGAGTCATCGATCCGATCGACCCGCTGCATCTCGTGGGATGTCCGAAAGCCATCGAACCAATGGATCAGGGGCACCCGGCCCCGCAAGCTGGCGGCCGTGGCGATGGCGGCAAAATCCCCCGCCTCCTGCGGAGAGGCCGAGCAGAGCAAACCGCATCCACTTCCGCGGGTTGCCATCACATCACTGTGATCTCCAAAGATCGAGAGCGCCGAGGTCGCCAAGGCCCTGGAGGCGACGTGGATAACGGCTGCGTTGAGCTCACCAGCAATTTTGTAGAGGTTGGGCAGCATCAAGAGCAGTCCCTGTGATGCGGTGAAGGTGGTGCTCAAGGCCCCGGCCTGCAGGGCCCCATGCACCAGGCCGGCGACACCCCCTTCGCTTTGCATCTCCACCACCTCGGGCACCTGCCCCCAGAGATTTGGCCGACCTTCAGCGGCCCAGGCATCTGCCAACTCCCCCATGGCAGAGGCAGGGGTAATCGGATAGATGCCGATTACTTCATTGAGGCGATAGGCCACATGGGCGACCGCCTCGTTGCCATCCATCCAGGCTTGAGCCGCACTCATGGCTCTGGCTCCATCACCTTCAACGCCAGTCCCACGTGCACCAGCAACTGATCACCCACCTGGGCCTCAGGGACGCAGGCCAAGCTCACCTGCCGCATCACCCCCGAAAAGCACACCTCCCCCATGCGCCAAAGGGGGTCTGGGTGGTTGTTGGTGCTGACCAACGCGCCAGCAATGGCGAGGCACATGGCACAACCCAGCCGCATTGATCTGGGTCTAGGGAGAGTCCGGCTACTCCAGCTGCTGCTGCAGTGGATCTAGGGCAGAGCGATGAGTTGCCCCAGCGGGATCGCCGCGTCATTGCAGGGCAAGGCCTGACTCCACACCCCGCAAATGCCTCGCGCCTGAAGGGCCTCCAGGGTCATCTCCAACAGCACTCGGTTTTGGAAACAACCACCCGCCAACAGAAGTTGCCGAGCACCCTCCAGCCGTGCGAACTCAGCGATCGCATCCGCTAAGGCCTGGTGAAAGTACAAGGCAATCCAGGGACGCTGAAGTCCTGCTTCCAAATCGCTCAGAATGGCCTCCAGCAATGGCCGCCAATCCCAGTGCCAGGGCGTTTCAGCTTGCTGATGGTGGAGTCGCAACCCATAGCGACGGGCTGAGGCTGTTTTGACCTGATCAACCTGTTGCTCCTGAGCGCTCATCGCCAACGCCTCCAGGGCAAGGGCAGCTTGCGCTTCATAGCTGCAGCACTGGGGGCCACCAAGCAGAGCTGCAACCGCATCAAACAACCTGCCCACACTCGAGCACCGCACAACCACCGCCCCGCTTTGGGTGCCGCCCTGGAGCAACGCCTCGAGCAGGTCGGCTTCATTGGACTCAAAGGCCGACGACCAGGGCAGATGCGGCAGGCTGCTGAGCCGTTCGCGCCAGTCGACGCCATAGGCCTCAACCAATAGCCCAAGGGCCGCTCGACGGGGTTCCCGCTGGGCACGCTCGAGCCCGACCAGGCCAAAGGGCCGCAGATGCCCCAAGCGGCGGTAGCCATGCCCAGACACCAGCAGGGCCTCACCGCCCCAGAGCGTTCCATCAGCCCCCAGGCCACTGCCATCCCACACCACCCCAAGCGCTGGCTCCCTGATGCCGTGTTCAGCCATCACCGCGAGGAGATGGGCCTGATGGTGCTGCACGGTCTGCAAGGGCAAGCCATCTTGATGACTCCAGTGCTGAGCCCATTGGCTCGAGCGATAGCCAAGATGCTGGTCACAGCGCAGTTGGATTGGCGTTAGCCGATGGAGTTGGAGCCATTGCCTGGTGGTCGCCTCCAAATGGTCCGCACCGGTGCAACTGCTGGTCTCACCCAGGTCAGGACTGAGGATCAGTTGATCCGCTTGGGAGAGCGCCAGTGCCCCCTTGGATTCGGCGCCCAGGGCCAGGGTTTGGCGGGCTGCATTGCTCCGCGTGATCGCCCGTGGCGCCAAGCCTCGTCCGAAACGGAGCACCAACGGTCCATTGGCCGCCAGGCGAATGACACTGTCGTCAATGCGATTCAGGATCGCGAGCTCGTGACTCAAGACCGCGTCGGCCAGCTGTGCCAGCAGTCCCTGCTCTTTCTCGGCGTTGGCCGCAATGGGTTCTCCGGATCGGTTGGCACTGGTGGCGACCAGGGGAGCGCCAAAGTGATCCAGCAACAAGTGCTGCAGGGCTCCCGCAGGACGCATGAGCCCAAGCCAAGGGCTAGCCCCCATGACCCCATCAACAACGGCGGCGTTCTCGCGCCGCCTCATCAACACGATCGGGGCGGCATGGGAGTGCCACAGACCCAGCTCAGATTCCACCCCATGGCACAGGTCATCGAGCCACTGCGGCTGACTGAGCAAGGCGAACGGTTTTTCAGGCCGCCCTTTTCGAAGCCGGAGTGAGGCGATCGCCTCCCGGGAACGGGGATCAGCCAGGAGCTGAAAACCACCGATGCCTTGAAGGGCCACAACTTGACCCTCTCGCAGGAGGGCAACAGCAGCTTCAAGGGCGTCATCCAGCCCAAGGCGAGCTCCATTCCAAAACAATTGCGGGCCGCAGTTCGGGCAGCTGATTGTCTGGGCGTGGAAGCGCCGATCGACGGGGTTGGCGTACTCCCTGGAGCAGGCATCGCAGAGGGGGAAGGCCGAAAAACTGGTGTGCTCTCGCTCGAAGGGCAAGGCCCGGGCCACGCTGTAACGGGGGCCGCAGTGGGTACAGCTGATGAAGGGGTAACGGAAACGGCGGCTGGCTGGATCCATCAACTCCGCCTGGCAGGCCAGGCAGATCGCTAGATCCGGACTGAGCAAGGCAGAGACGGATCCGCCGCGGGAGGACGGAACAATCTGGAACTCGTCGGCCAGCTCGACGATGGGTTGCCAACGCTTCTGGACGGCCGTGATCTTGGAAAGATCCGGCGGATGCTCCAGCAACTGATCCAAAAATTGCTGCAGCAGAGCCCTGGGACCTTGGGCCTCGAGGACAACACCCTTGGGACTATTGGCCACCCACCCCCTCAAGCCCAACCGTCTGGCGCGGAGGACAACGGCGGGGCGAAAACCAATGCCCTGCACCAACCCCTGCAGCTCCAAAGACAGGGCCTGATCAGTGCTCAAGCTCATCGATCAACCAGCTGATCAAGCCATCGAGCCCCTGCTGCAGGCGAGCGGAGGTTTCAAACAAGCGGGCTTGAGGCGCAACCGCCGCCAGATTGGCGATGGCCAGTTGTCGATCGAAATCAGCCGCTTTAGCCAAGTCGATCTTGTTGAGCACGACGGCATCCGCCCCCTTAAAAAGGGCCGGGTATTTCAGGGGTTTGTCCTCCCCTTCGGTGACGGAGAGGATCGCAATCCTGAGCTGTTCGCCGAGATCGAAAGCCGCCGGGCAAACCAGATTCCCCACGTTCTCGATCATCAACAGCCGTAGATCATCCGACCCGAGCTCACCCCAGGCCGCACTGACCAGGGCGGCATCGAGATGACAGAGGTCACCCGTGCAGATCTGAAGCGCACGAGCACCAGCGGCCTGAAGGCGCTGGGCATCGCGCTCGGTCGCCAGGTCCCCCACGATCACGGCCAGTGGACCCATCGGCCACAACCGTGCCATCTGCTCAAGGAGTGCCGTCTTGCCCGAGCCCGGTGCCGACAGGACATTGACTGCCAGCACGCGATTGGCACGAAACTGCGCGCGATTCAGCTCTGCCTGAAGGCTGTTGCGACTGAGCAGTCGTTGCTGGAGCACCAGACGTCGGGGGGCCGGATCGGGTTCGCAGCCACAGGTTCCGCACATTCAGGTCACCTCCAAAGCCACCAACTCCAGCTCTCGTCCCTGGAGCACCTCAGCGCACAACAGCCCGCAAAGCGGGCAGGCATAGATCAAATCCCTGGGAGCGAAGGGGGACTGGCACGACCTGCAGAAACAACGCGTGGGGACGCGCTCGAGCTGAAGCGTTGGCTCACCCCAGGAGCCTTGGGAGACCACCACGGAAAAGGCCTGCTGAAGCGCAGAAGGATCGACTCCGGAGAGATCTCCAATCCGCAGGTGCACCCGCTCCATGCGACTGGCCCCCTCCCGCTGAGCGGCTTCAGAGGCCAAGCGATAGAGCTCCTCCATCAGCGCCAATTCATGCATGGCCCACTCCCCAAGCCCGAGACAAGGCCAAGGCGGCGGAACAGCTCGTCGCCGTTAAGGGAGAGAGCCGATCACCGTGGCGCCATTGGAGAGCGGGGATCAGCAACTGCCAAGCCGGTGGGTGATGGCCATAGAGCGCCAGGGTCAAGGCCAGCACCCCCTCGGGATTGAGCTGATGACTGAACGGCTGGCTCAGCAGTGCCGCCTGAACAGGTTCAACGGCGAGAGCGGCCCACTGCAGGCAACGCCGGGGATCAACCGTGGCATCGATAAACAAGACCCGACTGGCCTGATGCACCTGAGCCACGAGCTCGGGCAGGAGCTGGTGCACGGCGAGGGCGCGAAAGCCAGCCGGATCCTCCTCTTGCAGGGCCATGGCGATGCGATGGCCAGCACTGTCATCGCCACGGAAAACCTGTCCGATGCCGACGATCAGGGGGAGTGCCTGACTCATGTGCAGCTCCTCATCCCCGCATGAGCTCTTGGAGCAGCTGGCCATCACGACTCCAAAGCTGCAGCTGCAGAGGCATTTGACCGGCGGCG is a genomic window of Synechococcus sp. A10-1-5-1 containing:
- the nifJ gene encoding pyruvate:ferredoxin (flavodoxin) oxidoreductase, with amino-acid sequence MSAAQAWMDGNEAVAHVAYRLNEVIGIYPITPASAMGELADAWAAEGRPNLWGQVPEVVEMQSEGGVAGLVHGALQAGALSTTFTASQGLLLMLPNLYKIAGELNAAVIHVASRALATSALSIFGDHSDVMATRGSGCGLLCSASPQEAGDFAAIATAASLRGRVPLIHWFDGFRTSHEMQRVDRIDDSVLQVLMDASAIASHRARALTPDHPVLRGTSMNPDVCFQAREAANPYYERMPLVVQDVMDQWADLTGRRYRLVDYEGDPQAERVLVLMGSACETAGSTAQALVQAGERVGVLKVRLYRPFAPQAFLGALPTSTRRIAVLDRCKEPGSQGEPLYLDVLAAISEHWRGSERPEVLAGRYGLASKEFTPAMVKAIFDNLAAPQSRNHFTVGIVDDLTHHSLPVDADYELEDPDGLRAVFVGLGSDGTVGANKNTLKIIGEATGLCGQAYFVYDSKKAGSVTVSHLRFSPRPIRSSSLIRRAQVVACHHWDLLSQFDLLDLASEGGTLLLNAPYPVERCWGELPQRIQQQIQRKGLRVFVVDATAIAERHGLGPAINTALQACFFAVSKLVPLTAATAAMRDAIQASYGRKGERIVTANLAVIEDALAQVQQLRYPEHEDGAEPLPAIPLSAAMLEAPAEVRELLLPQIQRAGDAMPVSALPCDGTFPTATSQWEKRNIAEQVPVWEPDLCVQCGKCVLVCPHAVIRAKVAGAEAFAGAPYGFLQTPARHQHWQGQTFTIQVSAEDCTGCSICVEVCPARDREWPRRKAINMAPQRPLRESSRANWSFFLGLPDVERSTLNPCQIKEQQLQQPLFEFSGACAGCGETPYLKLASQLFGDRMVVANATGCSSIYGGNLPTTPWAVNGEGRGPAWSNSLFEDNAEFGMGFRVAFDQRHSRACSLLQLCRDQLPDALIRELLQADQRDEAGIHEQRARVAELKTHLTHPCGAAKELLDLADDLVKRSVWVVGGDGWAYDIGFGGLDHVLASQRDLTVLVLDTEVYSNTGGQMSKATPKGAVAKFASAGKTTAKKDLGLMAMSYGHVYVASVAMGARDEHTLRVFLEAEAYPGPSLILAYSHCIAHGIDMARGMAHQKQAVESGRWLLYRYDPRRDYPLQLDSPEPSMPLDQSLEAENRFRMLRYSHPEQAKRLIQEADSDRRRRWELYQTLAQRKGP
- the hypF gene encoding carbamoyltransferase HypF, which gives rise to MSLSTDQALSLELQGLVQGIGFRPAVVLRARRLGLRGWVANSPKGVVLEAQGPRALLQQFLDQLLEHPPDLSKITAVQKRWQPIVELADEFQIVPSSRGGSVSALLSPDLAICLACQAELMDPASRRFRYPFISCTHCGPRYSVARALPFEREHTSFSAFPLCDACSREYANPVDRRFHAQTISCPNCGPQLFWNGARLGLDDALEAAVALLREGQVVALQGIGGFQLLADPRSREAIASLRLRKGRPEKPFALLSQPQWLDDLCHGVESELGLWHSHAAPIVLMRRRENAAVVDGVMGASPWLGLMRPAGALQHLLLDHFGAPLVATSANRSGEPIAANAEKEQGLLAQLADAVLSHELAILNRIDDSVIRLAANGPLVLRFGRGLAPRAITRSNAARQTLALGAESKGALALSQADQLILSPDLGETSSCTGADHLEATTRQWLQLHRLTPIQLRCDQHLGYRSSQWAQHWSHQDGLPLQTVQHHQAHLLAVMAEHGIREPALGVVWDGSGLGADGTLWGGEALLVSGHGYRRLGHLRPFGLVGLERAQREPRRAALGLLVEAYGVDWRERLSSLPHLPWSSAFESNEADLLEALLQGGTQSGAVVVRCSSVGRLFDAVAALLGGPQCCSYEAQAALALEALAMSAQEQQVDQVKTASARRYGLRLHHQQAETPWHWDWRPLLEAILSDLEAGLQRPWIALYFHQALADAIAEFARLEGARQLLLAGGCFQNRVLLEMTLEALQARGICGVWSQALPCNDAAIPLGQLIALP
- a CDS encoding hydrogenase maturation nickel metallochaperone HypA, whose product is MHELALMEELYRLASEAAQREGASRMERVHLRIGDLSGVDPSALQQAFSVVVSQGSWGEPTLQLERVPTRCFCRSCQSPFAPRDLIYACPLCGLLCAEVLQGRELELVALEVT
- a CDS encoding HypC/HybG/HupF family hydrogenase formation chaperone, which translates into the protein MCLAIAGALVSTNNHPDPLWRMGEVCFSGVMRQVSLACVPEAQVGDQLLVHVGLALKVMEPEP
- the hypB gene encoding hydrogenase nickel incorporation protein HypB, which encodes MCGTCGCEPDPAPRRLVLQQRLLSRNSLQAELNRAQFRANRVLAVNVLSAPGSGKTALLEQMARLWPMGPLAVIVGDLATERDAQRLQAAGARALQICTGDLCHLDAALVSAAWGELGSDDLRLLMIENVGNLVCPAAFDLGEQLRIAILSVTEGEDKPLKYPALFKGADAVVLNKIDLAKAADFDRQLAIANLAAVAPQARLFETSARLQQGLDGLISWLIDELEH